A single window of Leclercia adecarboxylata DNA harbors:
- a CDS encoding porin, which produces MMKRNILAVVIPALLVAGAANAAEIYNKNANKLDLYGKVVGKHIWDKSGGDNNSADDSYARIGFKGETQVNDQLAGYGQWEYNLNASKAEGSQDTRTRLAFAGLKAGDYGSFDYGRNYGVFYDALASTDMLVEYGGDTLCQTDNFMTCRTTGVATYRNSNFFGLVDGLSLGLQYQGKNVNGHGVERQNGDGNSYSLGYDFLDGFNVTAAYTNSDRTNGQEADGQGSRAEGWATSAKYDANNLYAAVMYGESNNMTRENDDTFANKTQNFEAVVQYQFDFGLRPSVGYVQSKGKDLAARGTFNGGDADLVKYVEVGSWYYFNKNMNVYGAYRFNLLDDNSYTSSVKLATDDTYVLGLVYQF; this is translated from the coding sequence ATGATGAAGCGCAATATCCTGGCAGTGGTTATCCCTGCTCTGCTGGTAGCCGGTGCAGCTAACGCTGCTGAGATCTATAACAAAAACGCCAACAAACTGGATCTGTACGGCAAAGTTGTTGGTAAACACATCTGGGATAAATCTGGCGGCGACAACAACAGCGCTGACGACTCTTATGCTCGTATTGGCTTCAAGGGCGAAACTCAGGTAAATGACCAACTGGCTGGTTACGGTCAGTGGGAATACAACCTGAACGCAAGCAAAGCTGAAGGTTCTCAGGACACCAGAACCCGTCTGGCCTTCGCAGGTCTGAAAGCGGGCGACTACGGCTCATTCGACTACGGCCGTAACTATGGCGTGTTCTATGATGCGCTGGCATCTACCGATATGCTGGTTGAATACGGCGGCGACACCCTGTGCCAGACCGACAACTTCATGACCTGCCGTACCACTGGCGTTGCGACCTATCGTAACTCCAACTTCTTCGGCCTGGTTGATGGCCTGTCTCTGGGTCTGCAATACCAGGGCAAAAACGTTAACGGTCACGGCGTTGAGCGCCAGAACGGCGACGGCAACAGCTACTCTTTAGGCTATGACTTCCTGGATGGCTTCAACGTCACCGCGGCATACACCAACTCTGACCGTACTAACGGTCAAGAAGCTGATGGCCAGGGTTCTCGCGCTGAAGGTTGGGCAACATCTGCTAAGTATGATGCCAACAACCTGTACGCTGCGGTTATGTACGGCGAATCAAACAACATGACTCGTGAAAACGATGATACGTTCGCCAACAAAACCCAGAACTTCGAAGCTGTGGTTCAGTACCAGTTCGATTTCGGCCTGCGTCCATCCGTGGGTTACGTTCAGTCCAAAGGTAAAGACCTGGCTGCACGTGGCACCTTCAACGGTGGCGATGCTGACCTGGTGAAATACGTAGAAGTGGGCTCATGGTACTACTTCAACAAGAACATGAACGTGTACGGTGCATACCGCTTCAACCTGCTGGATGACAATAGCTACACCAGCAGCGTTAAGCTGGCAACAGACGACACCTACGTTCTGGGTCTGGTATACCAGTTCTAA
- a CDS encoding MBL fold metallo-hydrolase, producing the protein MNYRIIPVTAFSQNCSIIWCEQTKLAALVDPGGDAEKIKQEVAAAGVTLMQILLTHGHLDHVGAAAELAQHYGVPIVGPEKEDEFWLQGLPAQSRMFGLDECLPLTPDRWLNEGETVSVGNVTLQVLHCPGHTPGHIVFFDDQSRLLISGDVIFKGGVGRSDFPRGDHGQLIRSIKEKLLPLGDDVTFISGHGPMSTLGYERLHNPFLQDEMPVW; encoded by the coding sequence ATGAACTATCGTATTATTCCGGTCACCGCGTTCTCCCAGAACTGTTCGATTATCTGGTGCGAACAAACCAAACTGGCCGCCCTGGTCGACCCGGGTGGTGATGCAGAGAAGATCAAACAGGAAGTCGCCGCCGCTGGCGTGACCTTAATGCAGATTTTACTCACCCACGGTCATCTCGATCACGTGGGGGCTGCGGCCGAGCTGGCGCAACACTACGGTGTACCGATCGTGGGTCCGGAAAAAGAAGATGAGTTCTGGCTGCAGGGATTGCCGGCACAAAGCCGCATGTTTGGTCTGGATGAGTGTCTGCCGCTGACGCCGGATCGCTGGCTGAACGAAGGTGAAACCGTCAGCGTCGGCAATGTGACCTTACAGGTGTTGCATTGCCCGGGCCATACGCCAGGCCACATTGTCTTCTTTGATGACCAGTCCCGCTTGCTGATTTCCGGCGACGTGATCTTTAAAGGCGGAGTAGGGCGCAGTGATTTCCCGCGTGGCGATCACGGTCAGCTGATTCGCTCGATTAAAGAGAAGTTATTGCCGCTGGGGGATGATGTGACCTTTATCTCCGGCCATGGCCCAATGTCGACGCTGGGCTACGAGCGGCTGCACAACCCGTTCCTGCAGGATGAAATGCCTGTCTGGTAA
- a CDS encoding M20 aminoacylase family protein, whose protein sequence is MNQEQLKQQLTAWRHHLHANPESAFEEVKTAQFIAEKLQSMGIEVHRDIGKTGLVGVLKCGEGQGVIAIRADIDAIQLTEKGEMSYRSDTPERMHGCGHDGHTCIALGAAQLLLQRQNFNGTVCFVFQPAEEPGYGAKAMMADGVIERFGIEEIYGLHNMPGMKAGTIATRVGGIMASEDNFIIRITGQGAHAARPHMAKDPLVIAAEIILALQTIVSRNVDPNVPAVISCTELHTDGIRNAIPTHVEIKGDTRSDSPEVQALLEERMRTISEAICAMHGAQCEFIYTHEFAPTVNWQQCVDVAVNAAVNVVGAERVEGNVAPMMISEDFGAFLQQVPGCFVFLGNGDASDPQGNTPLHNACYDFNDEILLTGAEYFAEIVRTRLPL, encoded by the coding sequence ATGAATCAGGAACAGCTCAAACAGCAGCTTACCGCATGGCGTCACCATCTGCATGCCAACCCGGAAAGCGCCTTTGAAGAGGTAAAAACCGCGCAGTTTATTGCCGAAAAACTCCAGAGCATGGGGATTGAGGTGCATCGTGACATTGGCAAAACCGGGCTGGTTGGGGTCCTGAAATGCGGGGAAGGTCAGGGCGTCATCGCGATCCGCGCCGACATCGACGCCATTCAACTGACGGAAAAGGGCGAGATGTCTTATCGCTCGGACACGCCGGAACGCATGCACGGCTGCGGTCACGACGGTCATACCTGTATTGCGCTGGGGGCGGCGCAGCTGCTGTTACAGCGGCAGAATTTCAACGGCACCGTCTGCTTTGTCTTCCAGCCAGCCGAGGAGCCGGGTTACGGTGCGAAGGCGATGATGGCGGACGGGGTTATCGAGCGCTTTGGCATTGAAGAGATTTATGGCCTGCACAATATGCCGGGCATGAAGGCCGGAACGATAGCCACCCGGGTTGGCGGCATTATGGCCAGCGAAGATAACTTTATTATTCGTATTACCGGCCAGGGGGCGCATGCCGCGCGACCGCACATGGCCAAAGATCCGCTGGTGATTGCGGCGGAGATTATTCTGGCCCTGCAAACCATCGTCTCGCGCAACGTCGATCCCAACGTCCCGGCGGTGATCTCCTGTACGGAGCTGCACACCGACGGCATCCGCAATGCCATTCCGACCCATGTCGAAATCAAAGGCGATACCCGCAGCGATTCCCCGGAGGTGCAGGCCCTGCTCGAGGAACGGATGCGCACCATCAGCGAAGCGATTTGCGCCATGCACGGGGCGCAGTGCGAATTTATTTACACCCATGAGTTCGCACCGACCGTGAACTGGCAGCAGTGTGTGGATGTGGCCGTGAACGCGGCGGTAAACGTGGTGGGCGCGGAGCGGGTGGAGGGCAACGTCGCGCCGATGATGATTTCCGAAGATTTCGGCGCTTTCCTGCAGCAGGTGCCCGGCTGCTTTGTCTTTTTAGGCAATGGCGATGCGTCGGACCCGCAGGGCAATACGCCGCTGCACAATGCCTGCTATGACTTCAACGATGAGATTTTACTGACCGGCGCGGAGTATTTTGCGGAGATCGTCAGAACCCGTCTGCCGCTGTAG
- a CDS encoding Zn-dependent hydrolase, protein MHHYLQINGQRLIDSLFALGECGALEGGGVCRLAATAEDKAGRDFVVARMKALGLDISVDAIGNVTGVYAGEEALPIVMMGSHIDTVGTGGLYDGNYGVMAGLEVIATLQEAGLRARRPLAVTFFTNEEGVRFQPDMMGSVVFAGEYPLEAALAAKDREGITLDEALRAIGYRGERRPGDMSVDSYVELHIEQGPILDKEGTDIGVVTGVQGISWQELTLTGVSNHAGTTPMSMRHDAGLAAAKIAVFVRELALNLGGDQVATVGHISVKPNLINVIPNQVVMSVDLRNTDNAVLKLAEQQLADFIATTAHDEGVKITSRSLVRFNPVIFADDIVNAVEDEAKRQGLSARRLPSGAGHDAQFMASVCPAGMIFVPCVDGISHNVNEHSDPKDLIAGANVLLQVVLQRAQRPA, encoded by the coding sequence ATGCATCATTATCTACAGATTAACGGCCAACGGCTTATCGATTCTCTGTTCGCTCTTGGCGAATGCGGCGCGCTGGAGGGTGGGGGTGTCTGTCGCCTCGCGGCCACCGCAGAGGACAAAGCGGGCAGAGATTTTGTTGTCGCCAGAATGAAGGCCCTGGGGCTGGATATCAGTGTTGATGCGATCGGCAACGTTACCGGCGTGTATGCCGGGGAAGAGGCGCTGCCTATAGTCATGATGGGTTCGCATATTGATACCGTCGGCACCGGTGGCCTGTATGACGGCAACTATGGCGTCATGGCCGGGCTTGAGGTGATTGCCACGCTGCAGGAGGCGGGGCTCCGTGCCAGGCGTCCGCTGGCGGTCACCTTCTTTACTAATGAAGAGGGGGTGCGCTTCCAGCCCGATATGATGGGCAGCGTGGTGTTTGCCGGAGAATATCCGCTGGAGGCAGCGCTGGCGGCGAAAGATCGCGAGGGCATTACCCTTGACGAGGCGCTGCGGGCGATTGGTTACAGGGGCGAACGCAGGCCTGGCGATATGTCGGTGGATAGCTACGTCGAACTGCATATTGAGCAAGGGCCAATCCTCGACAAAGAGGGAACCGATATCGGTGTGGTTACCGGGGTGCAGGGGATCTCATGGCAGGAACTTACCCTGACGGGCGTCTCCAATCACGCCGGTACGACGCCGATGTCTATGCGTCACGATGCCGGTCTGGCGGCAGCAAAAATCGCCGTCTTTGTCCGTGAACTGGCGCTGAACCTCGGCGGCGATCAGGTCGCCACGGTGGGGCATATTAGCGTCAAACCCAATCTGATTAACGTCATTCCCAACCAGGTCGTGATGTCGGTGGATCTACGCAATACCGATAACGCGGTCTTAAAACTGGCCGAACAGCAGCTGGCGGACTTTATCGCCACAACGGCCCACGACGAAGGGGTAAAAATTACCAGCCGTTCGCTGGTACGTTTTAATCCGGTTATTTTTGCCGATGATATCGTCAACGCCGTGGAAGACGAGGCGAAGCGTCAGGGCCTGAGCGCACGACGGCTGCCGAGCGGCGCAGGCCACGATGCGCAGTTTATGGCCTCGGTGTGTCCGGCCGGGATGATCTTCGTCCCCTGCGTCGACGGCATCAGTCATAACGTCAACGAACATAGCGATCCCAAAGACCTGATTGCCGGTGCCAACGTGCTGCTGCAGGTGGTTTTACAGCGCGCCCAGCGCCCGGCTTAA
- the asnS gene encoding asparagine--tRNA ligase gives MSVVPVADVLQGRVTVDSEVTVRGWVRTRRDSKAGFSFLAVYDGSCFDPVQAVINNSLPNYNQEVLRLTTGCSVVVTGKIVASQGQGQSYELQATSIEVTGWVEDPDTYPMAAKRHSIEYLREVAHLRPRTNMIGAVARVRHTLAQALHRFFDEQGYFWVSTPLITASDTEGAGEMFRVSTLDMENLPRTPEGKVDYDKDFFGKESFLTVSGQLNGETYACALSKIYTFGPTFRAENSNTSRHLAEFWMLEPEVAFANLDDVAGLAEAMLKYVFNAVLTERADDMKFFAERVDSDAISRLERFVSADFAQVDYTDAVTILENCGQKFENPVYWGVDLSSEHERYLAEKHFKAPVVVKNYPKDIKAFYMRLNEDGKTVAAMDVLAPGIGEIIGGSQREERLDVLDARMAEMRLNKEDYWWYRDLRRYGTVPHSGFGLGFERLIAYVTGVQNVRDVIPFPRTPRSATF, from the coding sequence ATGAGCGTTGTGCCTGTAGCCGACGTACTCCAGGGCCGCGTTACCGTTGACAGCGAAGTCACCGTGCGCGGATGGGTGCGTACCCGCCGAGATTCAAAAGCTGGCTTTTCATTCCTCGCCGTTTATGACGGTTCCTGCTTTGATCCTGTACAGGCCGTTATTAATAATTCTCTGCCCAATTACAATCAGGAAGTGCTGCGTCTGACCACCGGCTGTTCCGTGGTCGTCACCGGCAAAATCGTGGCCTCTCAGGGCCAGGGTCAGAGCTATGAACTGCAGGCCACCTCGATTGAAGTGACCGGCTGGGTTGAAGATCCGGATACTTACCCGATGGCGGCAAAACGTCACAGCATTGAGTATCTGCGTGAAGTGGCTCACCTGCGCCCGCGTACCAACATGATTGGCGCCGTTGCCCGTGTCCGTCACACCCTCGCTCAGGCGCTGCACCGTTTCTTTGACGAGCAGGGTTACTTCTGGGTCTCCACCCCGCTGATCACCGCCTCCGACACCGAAGGCGCTGGCGAGATGTTCCGCGTCTCCACGCTGGACATGGAAAACCTGCCGCGCACGCCGGAAGGCAAAGTGGACTATGACAAAGATTTCTTTGGTAAAGAGTCCTTCCTGACCGTATCTGGCCAGCTGAACGGCGAAACCTACGCCTGCGCACTGTCCAAAATTTACACCTTCGGCCCAACCTTCCGCGCTGAAAACTCCAACACCAGCCGCCACCTGGCGGAGTTCTGGATGCTGGAGCCGGAAGTGGCCTTTGCCAACCTCGACGACGTGGCTGGCCTGGCGGAAGCGATGCTGAAGTACGTCTTTAATGCCGTACTGACCGAGCGCGCAGATGACATGAAGTTCTTCGCCGAGCGCGTGGACAGCGATGCTATCTCCCGTCTGGAGCGTTTCGTCTCTGCTGATTTTGCGCAGGTGGATTACACCGATGCGGTGACCATTCTCGAAAACTGCGGCCAGAAATTCGAGAATCCGGTGTACTGGGGTGTTGACCTCTCCTCCGAGCACGAACGCTATCTCGCCGAGAAACACTTCAAAGCCCCGGTGGTCGTGAAAAACTATCCGAAAGACATTAAGGCGTTCTATATGCGCCTTAACGAAGACGGTAAAACCGTTGCCGCGATGGACGTACTTGCCCCGGGCATCGGTGAAATCATCGGTGGTTCTCAGCGTGAAGAGCGTCTGGATGTGCTGGATGCGCGTATGGCTGAGATGCGCCTCAACAAAGAGGACTACTGGTGGTACCGCGATTTACGTCGTTACGGCACCGTTCCGCACTCCGGTTTCGGTCTCGGCTTCGAACGTCTGATCGCTTACGTGACCGGCGTACAGAACGTGCGTGATGTGATCCCATTCCCGCGTACCCCGCGCAGCGCCACCTTCTGA
- a CDS encoding Lrp/AsnC family transcriptional regulator yields the protein MKLDTWDKKILTLLQQTNRLSQREIADRVSLSASAVNRRIAALEEAGIIKGSVSVVDASKVGRPITIMAQVTIENERLDLLEEDKQRFVNCPQVQQVYYVTGDFDFLLVINVRDMAEYEGLTRELFFASGNIKSFRTIVSMQNAKQEMTVVIE from the coding sequence ATGAAACTGGATACCTGGGATAAAAAAATCCTCACGCTTTTACAGCAGACGAATCGCCTCTCGCAGCGGGAAATTGCCGATCGCGTCAGCCTGTCTGCCTCGGCGGTCAACAGGCGGATCGCCGCGCTGGAGGAGGCAGGCATTATCAAGGGCAGCGTCAGCGTGGTGGACGCCAGCAAGGTGGGCCGCCCGATCACCATCATGGCTCAGGTCACCATTGAGAACGAACGCCTGGATTTGCTGGAGGAAGATAAGCAGCGGTTCGTGAATTGTCCGCAGGTGCAGCAGGTGTATTACGTCACCGGAGATTTTGATTTTCTGCTGGTGATTAACGTGCGCGATATGGCGGAATACGAAGGGCTGACCCGCGAGCTGTTCTTCGCCTCGGGGAACATTAAGTCCTTCCGCACCATCGTTTCGATGCAAAATGCCAAGCAGGAGATGACGGTGGTGATTGAATAG
- a CDS encoding aromatic amino acid transport family protein, translating to MNSENAVTERGCNPAKWHSEDTVWVLGLFGTAIGAGVLFLPINAGIGGFWPLLIVFVLAFPITYLAHRGLARFIYSSTTPESTITDAIGEHFGALAGKVFTVIYFFAVYTILIMYAVAITNTAQSFITHQLGMAEPPRALVAIGLILGLMFIVRLGQRLIMRVMSALVYPFILSLIFMALFLIPHWNGAILHTLNLSTVGDGHGMLLTLWMTFPVLVMSFNHYPIISPMVVRQKQRYGLALAEHKCGQIQRYGILLMTLVVLFFVLSCVLSLSPQQLAEAKRQNLSILSYLANQFDTPVIAWLSPIIAFVAITKSFLGHYIGAYESLRDLIVETAGARGKKPAIRSVDAAILIFMVLTCWFAAYKNPSILGIIEYISGPTGAVILLLLPMYAIHKLPALAPYRGKASNVFVTLIGLITVSAIFYGMFQ from the coding sequence ATGAATAGTGAAAATGCTGTTACAGAAAGAGGATGTAATCCCGCAAAATGGCATAGCGAAGATACCGTCTGGGTACTTGGCCTTTTCGGAACGGCAATTGGCGCCGGAGTGCTGTTTCTGCCGATAAACGCCGGAATTGGCGGCTTCTGGCCACTGCTGATCGTTTTCGTCCTCGCCTTTCCCATTACCTATCTGGCACACCGCGGGCTGGCGCGATTTATTTACTCGTCGACTACCCCGGAAAGCACCATTACCGATGCGATAGGGGAGCATTTCGGCGCGCTGGCCGGGAAGGTATTTACCGTTATCTATTTCTTCGCCGTCTATACCATTCTGATTATGTATGCGGTGGCGATAACCAATACCGCGCAGAGTTTTATCACGCATCAACTGGGAATGGCGGAGCCGCCGCGGGCGCTGGTGGCTATAGGACTGATCCTCGGGCTGATGTTTATCGTCCGGCTGGGGCAGCGGTTGATCATGCGGGTGATGAGCGCGCTGGTTTACCCCTTTATTCTCTCGCTTATTTTTATGGCGCTGTTTCTGATCCCTCACTGGAACGGAGCGATCCTGCATACCCTGAATCTCAGTACGGTGGGTGACGGGCACGGCATGTTATTGACCCTGTGGATGACATTTCCGGTGCTGGTGATGTCCTTTAACCACTATCCGATTATCTCCCCGATGGTGGTGCGCCAGAAGCAGCGCTACGGCCTGGCACTGGCCGAGCATAAATGCGGGCAGATCCAGCGCTACGGGATCCTGTTGATGACCCTGGTGGTACTGTTTTTCGTGCTGAGCTGCGTGTTAAGCCTGTCGCCGCAGCAGCTGGCGGAGGCAAAGAGGCAAAATCTCTCCATCCTCTCGTACCTCGCTAACCAGTTTGATACGCCGGTTATCGCCTGGCTGTCACCGATTATCGCCTTTGTCGCCATTACAAAATCCTTCCTCGGCCACTATATCGGGGCCTATGAATCGCTGCGCGATCTGATCGTTGAAACCGCCGGCGCGCGGGGTAAAAAACCGGCCATCCGCTCTGTTGACGCCGCGATCCTGATTTTTATGGTGCTGACCTGCTGGTTCGCCGCTTATAAAAACCCCAGCATCCTCGGCATTATTGAATACATCAGCGGCCCCACCGGGGCGGTGATCCTCCTGCTGTTACCCATGTACGCCATCCATAAATTACCCGCGCTGGCGCCGTACCGCGGCAAAGCCAGCAACGTTTTTGTCACCCTGATTGGGCTGATTACCGTATCCGCCATTTTTTACGGCATGTTCCAGTAA
- a CDS encoding amino acid aminotransferase, giving the protein MFENITAAPADPILGLADLFRADDRPGKINLGIGVYKDETGKTPVLTSVKKAEQYLLENENTKNYLGIDGIPEFGRCTQELLFGKGNAIISDKRARTAQTPGGTGALRVAGDFLAKNTSVKTVWVSNPSWPNHKSVFNSAGLEVREYAYYDAANHALDFDGLLASLSEAQAGDVVLFHGCCHNPTGIDPTLEQWEQLAKLSVEKGWLPLFDFAYQGFARGLEEDAEGLRAFAALHKELIVASSYSKNFGLYNERVGACTLVAADEQTVDRAFSQMKSVIRANYSNPPAHGASVVATILSNDALRAIWEQELNDMRQRIQRMRLLFVNTLAEKGADRDFSFIIKQNGMFSFSGLTKEQVLRLREEFGVYAVASGRVNVAGMTPDNMAPLCEAIVAVL; this is encoded by the coding sequence ATGTTTGAGAACATTACCGCCGCCCCTGCCGACCCGATTCTGGGCCTGGCCGATCTGTTTCGTGCCGATGACCGCCCTGGAAAAATCAACCTGGGTATTGGTGTCTATAAAGATGAGACCGGCAAGACCCCGGTACTGACCAGCGTTAAAAAAGCTGAGCAGTATCTGCTGGAAAACGAAAATACCAAAAACTACCTCGGCATCGACGGCATCCCGGAATTTGGTCGTTGCACTCAGGAGCTGCTGTTCGGCAAAGGCAACGCGATTATCAGCGATAAACGTGCCCGCACCGCACAGACCCCTGGCGGTACCGGTGCCCTGCGCGTGGCGGGGGATTTCCTCGCCAAAAATACCAGCGTAAAAACCGTCTGGGTGAGCAACCCAAGCTGGCCGAACCATAAGAGCGTCTTCAACTCTGCCGGTCTGGAAGTGCGTGAATACGCTTACTACGACGCGGCTAATCATGCTCTCGACTTTGACGGTCTGCTGGCAAGCCTGAGCGAAGCGCAGGCGGGCGATGTGGTCCTGTTCCACGGCTGCTGCCATAACCCAACCGGCATCGATCCGACGCTGGAACAGTGGGAACAGCTGGCGAAACTGTCCGTCGAAAAAGGCTGGCTGCCGCTGTTTGACTTCGCCTACCAGGGCTTTGCCCGTGGTCTGGAAGAAGATGCTGAAGGCCTGCGTGCGTTCGCTGCACTGCATAAAGAGCTGATTGTTGCCAGCTCCTACTCCAAGAACTTCGGTCTGTACAATGAGCGCGTAGGCGCCTGTACGCTGGTGGCTGCCGACGAGCAGACCGTCGATCGTGCGTTCAGCCAGATGAAATCCGTTATTCGTGCTAACTACTCCAACCCACCGGCTCACGGTGCGTCTGTAGTGGCAACCATTCTCAGCAACGACGCGCTGCGCGCCATCTGGGAACAGGAACTGAACGACATGCGTCAGCGTATTCAGCGCATGCGCCTGCTGTTCGTTAACACCCTGGCGGAAAAAGGCGCAGATCGCGACTTTAGCTTCATCATCAAGCAGAACGGCATGTTCTCATTCAGCGGCCTGACCAAAGAGCAGGTTCTGCGTCTGCGTGAAGAGTTTGGCGTGTACGCGGTGGCTTCCGGTCGTGTTAACGTGGCGGGTATGACGCCGGATAACATGGCGCCGCTGTGCGAAGCGATTGTGGCTGTGCTGTAA
- the dpaL gene encoding diaminopropionate ammonia-lyase — MTDRINFHFNARRKAYGKGVSLSLLNEQVGGEVLAFHQKFPAYQVTPLRRLDHLSQRLGLGSLHVKDEAQRFGLNAFKGLGGSYAMGKYLADLLGRDINTLSFADLNSAEIKARIKDIVFVTATDGNHGRGVAWAAEQLGLRAVVYMPKGSSPVRAQNIRQHGAECTITDLNYDDTVRLADKAAREQGWVLLQDTAWQGYEQIPTWIMQGYMTLAVEAWEQLRQSGTPLPTHLFLQAGVGSFAGSIMGYFVEKMQHQAPTIVIVEPHQANCLYRSVVINDGQPHSVGGDMATLMAGLACGEPNITSWPMLRDHATCFISADDRLAANGMRLLAAPRPGTDEPFISGESGAIGAGVLHALMTQPEHRELAESLRLNADVHVLLISTEGDTSPDIYEEIVWFGRNG, encoded by the coding sequence ATGACGGACAGGATTAATTTTCATTTTAACGCCCGACGCAAAGCCTATGGCAAGGGGGTGAGCCTCAGCTTGCTCAATGAGCAGGTCGGAGGCGAAGTACTTGCTTTTCATCAAAAATTTCCCGCTTATCAGGTGACGCCGCTGCGCCGGCTGGACCACTTAAGCCAACGTCTGGGGCTGGGGTCGTTACATGTTAAGGATGAAGCCCAGCGATTCGGCCTCAATGCCTTTAAAGGGCTTGGGGGGTCTTATGCCATGGGGAAATATCTCGCCGACCTGCTTGGACGCGACATTAATACCCTGAGTTTCGCCGACCTTAACTCAGCGGAAATAAAAGCCCGCATTAAGGATATTGTCTTTGTCACCGCCACCGATGGTAATCATGGACGCGGTGTCGCCTGGGCGGCAGAGCAGCTCGGCCTGCGGGCGGTGGTTTATATGCCAAAAGGTTCTTCGCCGGTGCGGGCGCAGAATATTCGCCAGCACGGCGCCGAATGCACCATCACCGATCTCAACTACGACGATACCGTGCGGCTGGCCGACAAAGCGGCCCGCGAGCAGGGTTGGGTGCTGCTGCAGGATACGGCCTGGCAGGGCTATGAGCAGATCCCCACCTGGATTATGCAGGGCTATATGACCCTTGCCGTTGAAGCCTGGGAACAGCTGCGGCAAAGCGGCACGCCGTTACCGACGCACCTCTTTTTACAGGCCGGCGTGGGGTCATTCGCGGGCAGCATCATGGGCTATTTTGTCGAGAAGATGCAGCATCAGGCGCCGACGATCGTCATTGTGGAACCGCATCAGGCGAACTGCCTGTATCGCTCGGTGGTCATCAATGACGGACAACCGCATAGCGTGGGGGGCGATATGGCCACCCTGATGGCCGGGCTGGCCTGTGGGGAACCGAATATTACCAGCTGGCCGATGCTGCGCGACCACGCCACCTGTTTTATCTCTGCCGACGATCGCCTTGCCGCCAACGGCATGCGCCTGCTTGCCGCGCCGCGCCCCGGTACCGATGAGCCCTTTATTTCCGGGGAGTCTGGTGCTATCGGTGCCGGGGTGCTGCATGCCCTGATGACCCAACCGGAACATCGCGAACTGGCCGAATCCCTGCGCCTCAATGCCGATGTCCACGTCCTGTTAATCAGCACAGAAGGAGACACCTCCCCGGACATCTATGAAGAGATCGTCTGGTTTGGCCGTAACGGTTAA